In Trifolium pratense cultivar HEN17-A07 linkage group LG7, ARS_RC_1.1, whole genome shotgun sequence, a genomic segment contains:
- the LOC123894386 gene encoding K(+) efflux antiporter 2, chloroplastic-like, which yields MDIAFSLPQSKVALTGLDSCVLFRSRSSGCGFICNSRNILKGYCGRDFRVSNLKSNLLGRSSKLFRGNRGVLLKCQGNDSFDYDNGNGRSVDNFKGLNEDSDLGSISGAELGEPIGEGGGQVEVEVQNVDELKELLQKALKELEAARVNSIVFEEKVKKISETAISLQDEAARAWNDVNSTLDVVQEIVCQEFIAKEAVQNATMALSLAEARLQVAVESLEVANEDYSSVQGSNESDGGKGIVQEEKERVVALEDIKECQTTLACCEAELKRLQSKKEELQNEVNKLHEIAEKAQLIAVKAEEDVTDIMHLAEQAVAFELEAAKRVNDAEIAFQRANKSVTGINDDTTDTLQVQDVVALPKEENLVQQFSGDAAVKGELELSSNDESLLATGSLETQSNKSSQVSEDITQSDYLSDHDNGQLSLDSSKESEPEVEKSKSAVQTKKQENHKDLTRDNSPSAPKTSLKKSSRFFPASFFSSSTDEIDYSLASLFNGLVESAQNQLPKLIVGLLLIGAGVTFYSNRPERSSQLLQQPEVITATVEEVSSSARPLVRQLKELPNRIKKVIASLPDQEVNDEEASLLDMLWLLLASVIFVPLFQKIPGGSPVLGYLAAGILIGPYGLSIIRNVHGTKSIAEFGVVFLLFNIGLELSVERLSSMKKYVFGLGSAQVLLTAAVIGLVAHYICGQAGPAAIVIGNGLALSSTAVVLQVLQERGESTSRHGRATFSVLLFQDLAVVVLLILIPLISPNSSKGGVGFQAIAEALGLAAVKAAVSITAIIAGGRLLLRPIYRQIADNQNAEIFSANTLFVVLGTSLLTARAGLSMALGAFLAGLLLAETEFSLQVESDIAPYRGLLLGLFFMTVGMSIDPKLLLSNFPVIIGTLGLLICGKTLLVALIGKIFGVSIISAIRVGLLLAPGGEFAFVAFGEAVNQGIMSSQLSSLLFLVVGISMALTPWLGEGGQLIASRFEQHDVRSLLPVESETDDLHDHIIICGFGRVGQIIAQLLSERLIPFVALDVRSDRVAVGRSLDLPVYFGDAGSREVLHKVGAGRASAAAITLDSPGANYRTVWALSKHFPNVKTFVRAHDVTHGLNLEKAGATAVVPETLEPSLQLAAAVLSEVKLPASEIAATINEFRSRHLAELTELSETSGSSLGYGYSRIMSKPKSQSPDTIDDSQVHEGSM from the exons atggatATAGCTTTTAGCTTACCACAATCGAAAGTAGCTTTGACTGGTTTGGATTCCTGTGTTTTGTTTAGAAGTAGAAGCTCTGGATGTGGTTTTATTTGTAATTCAAGGAATATTTTGAAAGGATATTGTGGAAGAGACTTCCGAGTTTCGAATTTGAAGTCGAATTTGTTGGGTAGGAGTAGTAAACTTTTTAGGGGAAATAGGGGGGTTTTGTTGAAGTGTCAGGGAAATGATTCGTTTGATTATGATAATGGAAATGGTAGGAGTGTCGATAATTTTAAAGGTTTGAATGAGGATTCTGATTTGGGGTCGATTTCCGGTGCGGAATTGGGTGAACCGATTGGAGAAGGTGGGGGTCAAGTAGAAGTAGAGGTGCAAAATGTGGATGAATTGAAGGAATTGTTGCAAAAGGCTTTGAAAGAATTAGAAGCTGCTAGAGTGAATAGTATTGTGTTTGAGGAAAAGGTTAAGAAGATATCGGAGACTGCGATATCGTTGCAGGATGAAGCAGCAAGAGCTTGGAATGATGTTAATTCTACACTTGATGTTGTTCAGGAAATTGTTTGTCAAGAATTTATTGCTAAAGAAGCTGTTCAAAATGCAACAATGGCTCTTTCTTTAGCTGAGGCAAGGCTTCAAGTAGCTGTCGAATCTTTGGAGGTTGCAAATGAAGATTATAGTTCTGTGCAAGGTTCGAACGAGAGTGATGGCGGTAAAGGTATAGTGCAAGAGGAGAAAGAACGAGTGGTTGCTCTGGAAGATATCAAGGAATGTCAGACAACTTTAGCGTGTTGTGAGGCTGAGTTGAAGCGATTGCAAAGTAAAAAAGAGGAGTTGCAAAATGAAGTGAACAAGTTGCATGAAATTGCTGAAAAAGCACAGTTGATTGCAGTTAAAGCGGAGGAGGATGTCACAGACATAATGCACTTGGCCGAGCAAGCTGTTGCCTTTGAACTAGAGGCTGCAAAACGTGTTAACGATGCAGAAATTGCATTTCAGAGAGCAAACAAGTCTGTCACTGGCATTAATGATGATACCACTGACACTCTACAAGTACAAGATGTTGTGGCCCTCCCCAAGGAGGAGAATTTGGTTCAACAATTTTCTGGTGATGCTGCTGTTAAAGGAGAGCTCGAGTTATCAAGTAATGACGAGTCTTTGCTTGCCACGGGTTCACTAGAGACACAGTCTAACAAATCCAGCCAAGTCTCGGAAGACATAACTCAATCTGATTATCTGAGTGATCATGATAATGGACAGTTAAGCTTAGACTCTTCTAAAGAATCTGAACCCGAAGTCGAGAAGTCAAAAAGTGCagttcaaacaaaaaaacaggAAAACCACAAAGATTTGACTAGAGATAATTCACCATCTGCTCCCAAGACATCATTGAAGAAATCTTCCCGATTTTTTCCTGCTTCATTTTTCTCTTCTAGCACAGATGAGATTGATTACTCACTAGCATCACTTTTCAATGGTCTTGTGGAATCTGCACAGAATCAATTACCCAAGCTGATTGTTGGGTTATTGTTAATTGGAGCAGG GGTCACCTTCTATTCCAACCGACCAGAGAGGAGTTCTCAGCTGCTTCAGCAGCCTGAAGTCATTACAGCCACTGTTGAAGAAGTTTCCTCAAGTGCAAGGCCTCTAGTTAGACAACTAAAGGAACTCCCCAATAGAATTAAGAAAGTTATTGCATCGTTACCTGATCAAGAG GTGAATGACGAGGAAGCCTCCCTCCTTGACATGCTCTGGCTATTACTTGCAAGTGTTATATTTGTCCCGCTGTTTCAAAAAATTCCTGGAG GGAGTCCTGTTCTTGGTTACTTGGCTGCTGGAATCTTGATTGGGCCTTATGGACTCTCCATCATTCGCAATGTTCACGGGACAAAATCAATAGCCGAATTTGGAGTTGTTTTCCTATTATTTAATATTGGTCTGGAG CTCTCTGTGGAAAGGCTTAGTTCAATGAAGAAATATGTCTTTGGATTAGGCTCTGCTCAG GTTTTGTTGACTGCCGCAGTTATTGGGTTGGTGGCTCATTATATTTGTGGCCAAGCTGGCCCTGCTGCTATTGTTATTGGGAATGGCCTGGCATTATCATCAACTGCTGTTGTTCTGCAG GTGTTACAGGAGAGAGGCGAAAGCACATCGCGACATGGGCGAGCTACATTTTCCGTGTTACTTTTTCAG GATTTGGCCGTTGTTGTCTTGCTAATACTCATACCTCTTATTTCACCTAATTCTTCCAAAGGAGGG GTTGGCTTTCAAGCCATTGCTGAAGCTCTTGGTCTGGCTGCTGTTAAGGCTGCAGTTTCCATCACTGCCATAATTGCAGGTGGACGATTG CTCCTTCGACCTATATATAGGCAGATTGCAGATAATCAGAATGCAGAAATATTTTCTGCCAATACACTCTTTGTTGTTCTTGGGACCAGCCTTCTCACTGCCAGG GCAGGCCTGTCCATGGCTTTGGGAGCATTTTTGGCTGGTTTGCTACTGGCAGAAACTGAATTTTCCTTACAGGTTGAATCTGATATTGCTCCATATCGTGGCCTTCTATTGGGCCTCTTCTTTATGACG GTTGGAATGTCAATTGATCCAAAACTTCTTCTTTCAAACTTTCCTGTCATCATAGGGACACTGGGACTCTTGATATGTGGCAAGACCCTCTTGGTTGCTTTGATTGGCAAAATTTTTGGTGTTTCAATAATATCTGCCATTAGAGTTGGGCTTCTTCTTGCTCCTGGAGGAGAATTTGCATTTGTGGCTTTTGGTGAAGCTGTTAATCAG GGTATAATGTCTTCCCAGTTGTCCTCTTTGCTGTTCCTTGTTGTGGGAATTTCAATGGCGCTTACACCCTGGTTGGGTGAAGGAGGCCAGCTGATTGCTTCCCGTTTTGAGCAACATGATGTACGAAGCTTATTACCTGTAGAAAGTGAG ACAGATGATCTGCATGATCATATCATTATTTGTGGATTTGGGCGAGTTGGCCAG ATCATTGCACAACTTCTTTCTGAGCGACTTATTCCTTTTGTTGCACTAGATGTGCGAAG TGATAGAGTGGCAGTTGGGCGCTCCTTGGATCTCCCTGTGTACTTCGGTGACGCTGGTAGTCGAGAG GTCCTACATAAAGTTGGGGCTGGAAGGGCAAGTGCTGCAGCAATAACTCTAGATTCCCCTGGTGCAAACTATAGAACAGTTTGGGCTCTGAGCAAACACTTCCCAAATGTGAAGACTTTTGTTCGTGCTCATGATGTTACTCACGGATTGAATTTAGAAAAAGCTGGTGCTACCGCC GTTGTCCCAGAGACCTTGGAGCCAAGTCTTCAACTAGCAGCAGCAGTGCTTTCTGAG GTTAAACTTCCTGCATCAGAGATTGCGGCAACAATTAATGAATTCAGATCCCGTCATCTGGCTGAGCTTACAGAA CTATCTGAAACAAGTGGAAGTTCTCTTGGATATGGATATAGCAGAATCATGAGCAAACCCAAATCCCAATCTCCGGATACAATTGACGACAGCCAAGTCCATGAAGGGTCAATGTGA